The genomic interval ACACTAAGGCAAAGATGACCTTATGGTAGCATTCATCTTGGAGATAGtctaattttataaaatttaacatcaaTTGAAGCAGTGGTGGCTACCCTGTCAAATTCAGTTAGCTGGGTCTTCTTGTTTCACccttatttctttcatttggGTGTGAGCTTTAAATATGAGCAGTATTCGTCATTAACTATTACCGTGCTCTGTGctctattttaatgtaaattgtgcATACTATTCCAGTTCTTTGTTGGTATTATGGTGTGGTAGCTCTTTTAGCTATCTGATTTGATGCAATACACTGGATTGACCTACACATGCATGCTATGAGAATACCCTATTTCTCTGTACCttgtttttcatcatttctttggTTCCTTAGATCTTACTCTTTCTTGATAACTTTTACCAGATAAGAGATGAACTTCGCAAGGAGACTTTGCAGCTTGCTAGTGAGTTCTTCTATGATAATTATGATAGTGCCACATATTTTATAGATATAATGTGCATAGGGGACAAATGCTAATTTATAGATATATTGATAAACAGGGAACAATTTAGATAAAGAACCACGAATAATGGAGCTAAGAAACCAGGTAAGGTTTTCAGAACATTATTCTTTTTGTGTCATTGATTAATGTTAGTATATCAGATTgtaaaacctttttttttttctttcttgcatGACCACAGTGCAGAATTATCCGGACAACAGAATTGGCAACAGCTCAGGAAAAACTAAATGAGCTTGAGAGACAGAAAGAAGAGATTTTGAAGTACTACTCCCCCGCATCATTTATCCATAGGCTTCAAGGTACACATTACGGATAATATACTTGTATGGCTCAGGCTTGATATAATTGATTTATCAGAAATAAAAACTAGTGTTTCATCTGTGCAGACGCAATGAATGAAACAGAAGAGGAATTGGAAGCCTTGCACAGGCAGCTCCTTGACAGGGAGATGGATCTAGGGACTTTTGTGCAGAAGTACAAGAAGCTTCGAACTACATACCACCGGCGAGCTCTCATTCATCTTGCAGCTAAAACATCTCCAATTGGATGATGGAAACACCTGGAGATAGTTAT from Theobroma cacao cultivar B97-61/B2 chromosome 5, Criollo_cocoa_genome_V2, whole genome shotgun sequence carries:
- the LOC18598100 gene encoding vacuolar protein-sorting-associated protein 37 homolog 1; amino-acid sequence: MFKFWGSQEQQAQQCPQEGSSHSWYPPSVVSSPSSSRPTTPSSSASNSFNLQRPAERPHSPTPVSPAEAAGIIALLKDKSVDELRKLLSDKDAYNQFLLSVDQVKIQNNIRDELRKETLQLARNNLDKEPRIMELRNQCRIIRTTELATAQEKLNELERQKEEILKYYSPASFIHRLQDAMNETEEELEALHRQLLDREMDLGTFVQKYKKLRTTYHRRALIHLAAKTSPIG